In Thermodesulfobacteriota bacterium, the DNA window TAACAGTAGTTTTCTTTGGCCTTTTTTTGCCTATTATAAAGGTGGCGGACAAAGCGGGTTCAGATTCTGGCCTCTTTTTGGTTATAGAAAAAAGGAGGAAAAGCTGGACGAGAAGTTTGCACTTTGGCCCTTCATTATCTCTAGAAAAAGGGTTTTTTATGGCGAGGAGAGAAATACATTTTCAATCTTTCCTTTTTATACAAGCTTTGAATCACCTGATTTCACGAATAAGACTTACTTTTGGCCTTTTTTCAATTATGTTGAAGATAAAAAAAAGGGGTTCACACAATTAAGTGCACCTTGGCCATTTATCGGGTTCACAAGGGGTACAAGGGAGGGGAATAGATTCTTCCCCTTTTATGCCAATTACATTGGAGAAAGAGGGAGTGGAAGAGTAGTTCCGTTCTATTCGGAGAACAAAAAGGAATCAAGAGCCGAAGGTTATCAGGACAGTGATGGATTTATACTTTGGCCACTTTATAGGTACAGTTCGGTAACACTTGAAGATTATAGAAGAGACAGTAAATCCGTTTTATTGATTCTTTACAAGGATATTAAAGATGAGCCAATAATTGAGGGTGGTACGGGTGGTAGGAGAATCGATCTCTGGCCCCTTTTCAGCTATAGAAGAGATAAAGACGGAAATCGATCACTCCAGATTATTTCACTATTGGAACCCTTGGTTTTTGGTGTCGACGGGCTGGAAAGAAATTATTCACGTCTCTGGCGCTTTTTTGAATGGAGAAAATATAGTGATGGGAGGACTGTCACTTCTTTTCTGTGGAATACGTTCAGAACAGAATACAACAAGGAAAGTACTAACGTAATTTTACAGCCAATCATCCCGATATTCTCTTATACTCGTGCAGTAGAAGGATCTAAAACACATTTTTTTGGCGGTCTTTTTGGCTATCAAAATATGGGTCTGAAAAGGAAATTAAAGTTTCTATTCGTTCCAATCACTATTAGTTCAGGGGAGAAAGAGGAAAATAAATCGGAGGAAATAAGTGAACAGTATAACTACCTTTTTTCAAACCACAGGTGAAATTCTCACACTTTTTATAGAAAGCCTCTTTTGGTGCAAAGCTGCTATAGGTAATCGTGAAAAGGTATTCGCTCAAATTCGCGAGATAGGAAATCATACCCTTCCCGTAGCAGCGCTAATTGCCCTTTTTATTGGGGCTGTTCTCGCTTTACAAACAGGACCAACCCTGGCGCAGTTTGGTGTTCAAGAAAACATCGGCGGTTTGGTTGGTCTGTCACTGGTGAAGGAATTGGGGCCAGTAATGGCTTCAATTCTCGTAGCGGGTAGAGTCGGATCCGCTATGACTGCAGAGATAGGTTCTATGAGTGTTTACGAAGAAATTGACGCCCTCAAAACCATGGACATTAACCCCGTGCGTTTTCTAGTGATGCCGAGATTTCTTGCGAGTATGATCGCTCTTCCCATATTAGTGATATATATGGATCTTATAGGCTGGTTTGGTGGAGCCATAGTTGCGGCAGTAAATCCAGAGATAAACATTTCTTTCAAGATCTATTATAGAAATCTTTCTGAACTAATAGAACCGTTAGATATATTTAATGGCTTAATTAAGGCAATGATATTTGGAGTAATTATATCTATTGTATGTTGTTATGTTGGACTTAAGACAAAGGGTGGGCCCAGGGAAATCGGGACTTCGGTTACCAAAGCAGTAGTGTTATCGTTTATATCAATCTTGGTTTCTGATTATTTTATTTCGAGGCTTTTAATCGCAGTTGGATTAGATTAACATTAAAAGACAATGGTAATAAAACAACAGCTTCCTGATGCTGAAGAATTGAACGAGAATGAAAATTTTCTACATCAATATTTAGGAAGCATAGCTGTAGGTGTGAAAATAGCAAAGTTAGAAAAATCGTTTGCGGATAACCATGTTTTAAAGGGGATAGACCTCGATATAAAACCAGGAGAAACTATTGTTATCCTGGGTAAGAGTGGGGCGGGGAAAACTATATTGCTCAGGCATATTATCGGACTGGAGAAACCCGACTCTGGAAACATCTACATCAATGGCGAGGATATTAATAGCCCAGATTTCAGTAAAAAACACAGGATAGCGATGGTTTTTCAGTCTTCTGCACTTTTTAATTCACTTTCGGTAAAAGAGAATGTTGCCCTTTATCTTAGGGAACATAAGATATTCAGGGATGAGGACAAGATAGATAAAATCGTTTCTGATTCTCTATCAATTGTTGGTTTAGACGGTAAGGAAACCAGTATGCCTAATGAGTTAAGTGGGGGTATGAAAAGAAGGGTTGCTATAGCTCGAGCTTTAGTGATGAATCCTGAACTTATTCTATATGATGAACCTACGACTGGGCTTGACCCGATGATGACCAGAACCATTGGTGATGTTATTTTGAATCTTAGAGAGCACGTGGAGGTTACTCAGATAGTTGTCACACATAATATTGATTTAGCTTTTCATATCGCGGATAGAATCGCTCTCATAAGTGAAGGGCAGATAATAGCGGTGGGGTCACCTGAGGATATAGAAAAGAGTACAAATCCGATAGTTCAAACATTTACAAGAGAGCAGTTTGAAAGACCACAGGGAGGTAATAAGTCATGAGTACAGAGTTTAAGGTGGGCGTCTTTTTCGTAGTAGGTTTGCTGATTCTTCTAGCAGTATTTGAATTCATTGGAGGGATACCGTTTCTGGGCGGTGAGTACACACTCAAAACATATTTTCAATCGGTAGACGAGCTCAGGGAAGATAATCCTGTTAAGCTTAACGGGGTTGACATCGGTACTGTCTCAAAGATCAAAATAGCAGATAACAGGATAGAGGTTATTATGAGTGTTAAAAAAGGGGTTGTTATTAAAGAAGATTCTGTAGCGACAATAAGACTCACAGGTCTTCTTGGAACTAGCTATGTTAACGTTTCATTCGGGTCTCCCGAAAGCCCTGTGGCCGTCCCTGGATCAGTTATAGCGAGTCAGGAACCGGCAGATATCAATGAGATCCTCGTAAAGGTGGAGTCCGCTGTTAGCTCTTTGGATTCGGCATTTGCAGCGTTTGATGTATTAGGTGAAAACAAGGAACAGATTACCAAGATCATAAATAATGTTGATTCAGTCCTCGCAGATCTGTCAGAGGGGAAAGGAACACTTGGGAAGCTCTTGAAAGATGATTCCCTTTATGAAGAAGCGAAAGGGGCTTTAGCTAA includes these proteins:
- a CDS encoding MlaD family protein, which translates into the protein MSTEFKVGVFFVVGLLILLAVFEFIGGIPFLGGEYTLKTYFQSVDELREDNPVKLNGVDIGTVSKIKIADNRIEVIMSVKKGVVIKEDSVATIRLTGLLGTSYVNVSFGSPESPVAVPGSVIASQEPADINEILVKVESAVSSLDSAFAAFDVLGENKEQITKIINNVDSVLADLSEGKGTLGKLLKDDSLYEEAKGALANINDISSSVKEGKGTLGKLVTDPSLFDETKSAMSNLAKLSDSLSTSKGTLGKLLNDDSLYNQANEAATNLNSVLKKINSGQGTLGKLVNDESLYFDAQNTLKKVDKGVDTAVDLAPLSIIGTSIGVITLF
- a CDS encoding ABC transporter permease, with product MNSITTFFQTTGEILTLFIESLFWCKAAIGNREKVFAQIREIGNHTLPVAALIALFIGAVLALQTGPTLAQFGVQENIGGLVGLSLVKELGPVMASILVAGRVGSAMTAEIGSMSVYEEIDALKTMDINPVRFLVMPRFLASMIALPILVIYMDLIGWFGGAIVAAVNPEINISFKIYYRNLSELIEPLDIFNGLIKAMIFGVIISIVCCYVGLKTKGGPREIGTSVTKAVVLSFISILVSDYFISRLLIAVGLD
- a CDS encoding ATP-binding cassette domain-containing protein, coding for MVIKQQLPDAEELNENENFLHQYLGSIAVGVKIAKLEKSFADNHVLKGIDLDIKPGETIVILGKSGAGKTILLRHIIGLEKPDSGNIYINGEDINSPDFSKKHRIAMVFQSSALFNSLSVKENVALYLREHKIFRDEDKIDKIVSDSLSIVGLDGKETSMPNELSGGMKRRVAIARALVMNPELILYDEPTTGLDPMMTRTIGDVILNLREHVEVTQIVVTHNIDLAFHIADRIALISEGQIIAVGSPEDIEKSTNPIVQTFTREQFERPQGGNKS